From the genome of Varibaculum prostatecancerukia, one region includes:
- a CDS encoding DUF5979 domain-containing protein, whose protein sequence is MAGHKRYQKLTAVLTLLGLVLALIPVAVLALPKAQAEPSDPAHPIIGGADDPWPSDPPREAESQDIKSAGSIALVFEMGSFYGYQTMGGAVPGTNWNTPCPRDYGDAIPDSRKRLSDGKCRNWDQNRAVANVIEKLKGSPLSIGIYHYARKQDEGAWGNNTPDLQATSLADEAGYNKVMNKVWSLDATNGKGGNLATKFGGNSEWGLGKLYMDMLRYRQQQLKEHAGDPDFEPRPLYSKIIIMSVSDPHWHLSKSIYNRNKDVWQINHYVDGESDEDQLNQDLISKDLDTPSKNFVDDPDNKDSEDDHAWKFNDFPLTANPGRLGMLDVARRIRNLGGDIRTMGMGTWVKNFNTRAAFLRALTGVADPKQDSPNYQYIEFNHDNNSNQPNGWFDKNGEYYKTNTKDGIANGTFEQTMRRWMWEDTHLSLTSDLVDQDFRYVKPNAGQRIDFTPTDTSVKSQYYTTGKDGRVVISLTKAKMTGGVDVTFPRHTTEYWHTKLNGKNVRCQGLSRATGDSEVFTPEEINDPAHERVGFKIPANKISELFSIKCATYSRPLQKLTFEKTVSTVNDQIRYEVGGKPPHYTNGAKYSYKWECKDPLGDKPDEYVVPPTVAGPQQVKELNIIAKLGKLQITPTPVPVGTQCTITETIEMPEGYDVTTASMKFTSDSYFIGTNFAVDEAQTQKIKDQKQSVKNIIVGKIKLQDPTVTTEKDSQLVSHTVYNSLRAHVEVTLHFSNSKNDPALAKKIAEGKLPKKVPVYYNCRFMADPTKLPELPETNTGTYPGYVGVDWVGVKPDGTAKVILGQDKNGKDAWPVGTHCLLSTVPPNQNIHGPGTDVGESVNIPGVVVRDSYESTICQADHDSKPTTPKACSNNYFWVHSPGKQIINITEDLQRLEGKLRVTKELTGEAASQGIGQDFPMHLKCTDEGVTVPIDGQDTASFGVKSTESKLVEKVPAGVRCDLTEDSIGAPAAVPNAQLVMPGPISTTITDTTIETPVNVKNDLSYKLANLAINHKIAWGSPTPDSAMQSTIKGKNNKVTVSCKLPGEAGQTVNELVIPANGNEKTSKSLENLPVGSQCTIQSEPQDIAGLNVRYQAPPQTVTITESGSTANLETKYSLPGSGEISVQGLVKSRPQYDALKIPDTLDAQVKCTNGGTDRAPVPVTLDLKNGTSTIVDSTNIPEGSDCRVEAPLADLEGRIDWKWANVDDINQANAGPINTQFTSPSGSGSVSVVIRLWAKAKTTTVNLAAHSSMWTSKDANSTANGDRITVPDEWRQAVLGIAPNDADSTKVPLEVKCQYKNGAVTSTATFSPELSNGGTVTPLEVPANWDCTATTNEATLKIPGTDLQDPAWTGAGGTASADKYSYQWTSADGQSIALQRDYRLQLATFNLKKKVGGEGVTIVSGDKHFPVSWSCSLNGKPINIPAPRDIGLNTDAQATFGNDLPSRLKESNLHPSASTEMGRFQQGEWHVIDALPAGAVCTVTEDPAGAKVDETVWSHYWEITNGYRGRDREGNEKCTDASDKCRAENVGGEIQVKVLLPRDKKAGKNEAFIPNDPHNPTVGDNLKDANGDPRNPVVPSTLPENFAGAMVSWNNYVFEKTQVKVSLTNTGNGAPLARGKTFDARLYCGPPPLIGAGDAELPPDSSAAAIIRVALSFKESATEPGKWEDAVANQLIPVGYRCVLAEEKFPELDAKVTTTIEKDPTQDTQTADAAGLRGLFSYNKGKNSQVDDDSNLNLMSGDQGIVGFIVHPNHVSGQGSTQKQSLFTINNDFVRPAAKLKVVQKVRKDDAASYMSVGQALVDKGEVGYKAHYQCTDKYLRDDQGNPKVYEGSMDLSANDKTTLSTGELTLLSGEDGGNFVPASSTCKIWHENQAEKDPVAKYTNPQVYLNPSAKVVTEGATEQTEALGNSQTPGVLKVTPLSLDPEGKKETTITFEDFYLVPFDQYQIGTAVEGKRRDEVLPETNKYAYNYTCTRPAGLPAPDGGYPAIAGTAEAGRGNFAQLPLVPVGTTCKLTGTKPDTSAKPYLKVAGNWVPWDVDKLGFYFYDNMDFSQANKTKLAVKDTDPGKGTFEITLDGTTKQGVVLYTVYSNGTKVRIYKATAPKPNGQVVPDATFSLYERNADESAGTPIELVPVEGQSGVYESKTELPPGNYLLGNTNAGKNAGERFPFGWKFAVALDPADQKAEQDTAVKLDPEAKSSGLIATYAPDNTVKAWQIELADVRVGNLPLTGGYLPWLWLVGISLVAASAAVMWHRRRE, encoded by the coding sequence GTGGCAGGACATAAGCGATATCAAAAGCTCACCGCGGTGCTGACCCTCTTGGGGCTGGTGCTCGCGTTGATTCCGGTGGCGGTATTGGCGCTCCCTAAAGCGCAGGCAGAACCCTCTGACCCGGCTCACCCGATCATTGGCGGTGCGGATGACCCCTGGCCCTCGGATCCTCCTCGGGAAGCGGAATCCCAGGATATCAAGAGCGCTGGTTCTATTGCCTTAGTATTCGAGATGGGGTCATTCTATGGATACCAAACCATGGGTGGGGCGGTTCCTGGTACCAACTGGAACACTCCTTGCCCTAGGGATTACGGCGACGCAATACCAGATAGCCGTAAGCGTCTAAGCGACGGCAAGTGCCGTAACTGGGATCAAAACCGGGCAGTAGCGAATGTAATTGAGAAGCTAAAAGGCTCCCCGCTGTCTATAGGTATCTACCACTACGCCCGTAAACAAGACGAGGGCGCCTGGGGGAATAACACTCCCGACTTGCAAGCCACCTCTCTGGCAGATGAGGCTGGATATAACAAGGTAATGAATAAAGTCTGGTCTTTGGATGCCACCAACGGCAAGGGCGGGAATTTAGCCACTAAGTTTGGTGGCAATAGCGAGTGGGGGCTGGGTAAGCTCTACATGGATATGCTGCGTTACCGGCAGCAACAATTAAAAGAGCATGCGGGCGACCCCGATTTCGAGCCCCGACCTCTCTATTCCAAGATTATTATTATGTCGGTGTCCGACCCCCACTGGCATCTCAGTAAATCGATTTATAACCGGAACAAGGATGTTTGGCAAATTAACCACTATGTGGATGGGGAGTCCGACGAGGATCAACTTAACCAGGATTTGATAAGTAAAGATCTTGATACTCCCTCCAAGAACTTTGTTGACGACCCCGACAATAAAGATAGCGAAGATGATCACGCGTGGAAGTTCAATGATTTTCCTTTGACCGCTAACCCTGGTCGTCTCGGTATGCTAGATGTTGCCCGGCGGATTCGCAACCTCGGCGGCGATATTCGCACTATGGGCATGGGAACCTGGGTTAAGAATTTTAATACCCGTGCCGCCTTCTTGCGCGCTCTAACTGGTGTAGCTGACCCTAAACAGGACAGTCCTAATTACCAATATATTGAATTTAACCACGATAATAACTCCAATCAACCAAATGGTTGGTTTGATAAAAATGGAGAATATTACAAGACAAATACGAAGGATGGCATTGCCAACGGCACTTTTGAACAAACCATGCGCCGTTGGATGTGGGAGGATACCCACCTTTCGCTAACTTCCGATCTGGTAGACCAGGATTTCCGCTATGTAAAACCCAATGCTGGTCAAAGAATCGACTTTACCCCAACAGATACTTCCGTAAAGTCGCAGTACTATACCACCGGTAAAGATGGTCGGGTGGTAATCAGTCTTACTAAGGCAAAGATGACCGGCGGGGTGGATGTTACTTTCCCCCGGCATACCACTGAATACTGGCACACCAAGCTTAATGGGAAGAACGTCCGCTGCCAAGGTTTGAGTAGAGCCACTGGAGATTCCGAAGTTTTCACGCCTGAAGAGATAAATGATCCCGCGCACGAGCGCGTCGGGTTTAAGATCCCTGCGAATAAGATTAGTGAGCTTTTCTCGATTAAGTGTGCGACTTATTCGCGCCCGCTGCAAAAGTTGACCTTCGAAAAGACCGTTTCAACAGTTAATGATCAGATTCGTTACGAAGTCGGAGGCAAGCCTCCTCACTACACTAATGGCGCCAAATACTCCTATAAATGGGAGTGTAAAGATCCCCTGGGAGATAAGCCGGATGAATATGTTGTTCCCCCCACGGTCGCTGGTCCCCAACAAGTTAAAGAGTTGAACATTATCGCCAAGCTGGGCAAACTTCAAATAACTCCGACGCCAGTTCCAGTAGGTACCCAGTGTACTATCACGGAAACCATCGAGATGCCCGAGGGGTATGACGTCACTACCGCGAGTATGAAATTTACTTCTGACAGCTATTTTATTGGAACTAACTTTGCGGTAGACGAGGCTCAAACCCAGAAAATAAAAGATCAAAAGCAGTCGGTAAAGAATATCATCGTGGGTAAAATCAAGCTTCAGGATCCCACTGTCACCACCGAAAAAGACTCGCAGCTGGTTTCGCATACTGTGTATAACTCCCTGCGAGCGCACGTGGAAGTTACCCTGCATTTCTCTAACTCCAAGAATGATCCCGCATTGGCGAAAAAAATCGCAGAGGGCAAATTACCTAAAAAGGTTCCAGTGTACTATAACTGTCGGTTCATGGCTGACCCCACTAAGCTCCCCGAGTTGCCGGAAACAAATACCGGAACCTATCCCGGCTACGTAGGAGTCGACTGGGTAGGAGTGAAACCCGATGGTACCGCCAAAGTTATCCTGGGACAGGATAAAAACGGCAAGGATGCCTGGCCGGTCGGTACTCACTGTTTACTTTCAACGGTTCCCCCGAACCAGAACATTCACGGACCTGGTACCGATGTGGGCGAGTCGGTAAATATCCCCGGCGTAGTCGTGAGGGACAGTTACGAATCTACTATCTGTCAGGCAGACCACGATAGCAAACCCACAACTCCTAAAGCCTGCAGCAACAACTACTTCTGGGTACACTCTCCCGGCAAACAAATTATTAACATAACCGAGGATTTACAGCGCTTGGAAGGCAAGTTGCGGGTAACTAAAGAGCTGACCGGCGAGGCCGCCAGTCAGGGTATTGGCCAGGACTTCCCCATGCACCTGAAATGCACCGACGAGGGAGTTACCGTGCCGATTGACGGCCAAGACACCGCAAGCTTTGGTGTTAAGTCCACCGAGTCTAAGCTAGTGGAAAAGGTGCCGGCCGGGGTTAGATGTGATCTTACCGAGGATTCGATCGGAGCTCCCGCTGCTGTGCCCAACGCCCAGCTGGTGATGCCGGGTCCAATCAGCACCACCATAACTGACACCACGATTGAAACTCCGGTTAACGTCAAGAACGACCTTAGTTATAAGCTGGCTAACCTGGCTATAAACCATAAGATAGCCTGGGGGTCACCGACCCCGGATTCCGCCATGCAGTCCACCATAAAAGGTAAGAACAATAAAGTTACGGTGTCCTGTAAGCTGCCGGGAGAGGCGGGGCAGACAGTCAATGAGTTAGTTATCCCGGCAAATGGCAACGAAAAAACTTCCAAGTCTTTGGAAAATCTGCCGGTTGGTTCCCAGTGCACCATTCAGTCAGAGCCGCAAGACATTGCGGGATTGAATGTTAGGTACCAGGCTCCTCCACAGACGGTGACGATCACCGAAAGCGGATCTACCGCCAATTTGGAAACCAAGTATTCGCTGCCAGGCTCGGGTGAGATTTCGGTACAGGGGCTGGTGAAATCTCGTCCCCAGTATGATGCGTTAAAGATTCCCGATACTTTGGACGCACAGGTTAAATGCACAAATGGCGGAACGGACAGAGCGCCCGTACCCGTCACGCTTGATTTGAAGAATGGTACTAGCACCATTGTTGATTCCACTAATATCCCTGAGGGTTCGGATTGCCGGGTGGAGGCTCCGCTTGCCGATTTAGAAGGCAGAATAGATTGGAAGTGGGCGAATGTTGATGATATCAACCAGGCAAATGCAGGCCCTATCAACACCCAATTCACTTCTCCTAGTGGCAGTGGCAGCGTTAGCGTGGTTATTCGCCTATGGGCTAAGGCCAAGACCACCACGGTAAATCTGGCTGCTCACTCCAGCATGTGGACTTCCAAGGATGCTAATAGTACCGCCAACGGCGACCGGATTACTGTTCCGGACGAATGGCGTCAAGCCGTCCTGGGGATTGCCCCCAATGATGCTGATAGCACCAAGGTTCCTCTTGAGGTTAAATGCCAGTACAAAAATGGCGCGGTAACATCTACGGCAACCTTCTCACCAGAACTGTCTAATGGGGGTACCGTTACGCCCCTGGAAGTACCCGCCAATTGGGACTGTACGGCTACCACCAACGAAGCGACTTTGAAGATTCCTGGAACCGATTTGCAGGATCCGGCCTGGACAGGTGCCGGGGGCACAGCCAGCGCGGACAAATATAGTTATCAGTGGACGTCTGCTGATGGCCAAAGCATCGCTTTGCAGAGGGATTACCGCTTGCAGTTGGCGACTTTCAACCTGAAGAAGAAAGTCGGCGGCGAGGGCGTAACTATTGTTTCTGGTGATAAGCACTTCCCGGTGAGCTGGTCTTGCTCCTTGAATGGAAAGCCCATCAATATCCCCGCACCCCGTGACATTGGGCTGAATACCGATGCCCAAGCTACTTTCGGCAATGACTTGCCTTCTAGGCTGAAAGAGAGCAATCTGCATCCCAGTGCCAGCACTGAAATGGGTCGTTTCCAACAGGGTGAATGGCATGTGATTGATGCCCTGCCGGCGGGCGCGGTTTGTACCGTCACTGAAGACCCCGCTGGTGCCAAAGTAGACGAAACTGTATGGAGTCACTATTGGGAGATTACCAATGGATACCGCGGTCGTGACCGCGAAGGAAACGAAAAGTGCACGGATGCTTCCGATAAGTGCCGCGCCGAAAATGTGGGCGGAGAGATTCAGGTTAAGGTGCTCTTGCCGCGTGACAAAAAAGCAGGGAAAAACGAAGCATTTATACCCAATGATCCCCATAACCCGACTGTCGGGGACAACTTAAAAGATGCGAATGGGGATCCCCGTAATCCGGTAGTTCCCAGCACCCTGCCCGAGAACTTTGCCGGCGCTATGGTTTCTTGGAATAACTATGTCTTCGAAAAAACCCAGGTGAAAGTGAGTTTAACTAATACCGGCAATGGGGCGCCCTTAGCTAGAGGCAAGACCTTTGACGCTCGCCTCTACTGCGGGCCGCCGCCCCTAATTGGAGCCGGAGACGCGGAGTTGCCTCCCGATAGTAGCGCCGCCGCCATTATTAGAGTGGCGTTGAGCTTTAAAGAAAGTGCCACTGAGCCTGGAAAGTGGGAGGATGCCGTCGCCAACCAGCTGATTCCAGTCGGGTATCGCTGCGTTTTGGCAGAGGAAAAGTTCCCAGAGCTGGATGCCAAGGTGACTACCACCATTGAGAAGGATCCAACCCAAGACACGCAGACCGCAGATGCTGCCGGATTGAGGGGTCTATTCAGCTATAACAAAGGAAAAAATTCGCAGGTAGATGATGATTCTAACCTGAATCTAATGAGTGGTGACCAGGGAATTGTGGGCTTCATTGTGCACCCCAATCATGTGAGTGGCCAGGGGAGTACACAAAAACAATCCCTCTTTACCATCAATAACGATTTCGTGCGTCCTGCCGCCAAACTAAAAGTGGTGCAGAAGGTGCGAAAAGATGATGCGGCCTCCTATATGTCCGTGGGTCAAGCCCTGGTCGATAAAGGGGAAGTTGGCTACAAGGCGCACTATCAATGCACCGATAAGTATCTGCGAGATGACCAGGGCAATCCCAAAGTGTACGAGGGCTCGATGGATCTGAGCGCTAACGACAAGACCACCTTGAGCACTGGTGAACTCACCTTGCTCTCCGGTGAGGACGGCGGTAACTTCGTGCCCGCCAGCTCCACTTGTAAGATCTGGCATGAAAACCAGGCCGAGAAAGACCCGGTTGCCAAGTACACGAATCCGCAGGTGTACTTGAACCCCAGTGCCAAAGTAGTAACCGAGGGGGCTACTGAGCAAACTGAGGCATTGGGCAACTCGCAAACCCCGGGTGTCTTAAAGGTCACCCCGCTCAGTCTGGACCCCGAAGGCAAGAAGGAAACCACTATTACCTTCGAGGACTTCTATCTGGTGCCTTTCGATCAATATCAGATAGGTACCGCAGTAGAGGGCAAGCGCCGCGATGAGGTGCTGCCGGAAACCAACAAGTACGCGTACAACTACACCTGTACTCGCCCGGCTGGTTTGCCGGCACCCGATGGGGGCTATCCTGCGATAGCCGGTACCGCCGAGGCAGGGCGCGGCAACTTTGCGCAGCTTCCGCTGGTGCCGGTGGGTACCACCTGCAAGCTGACTGGTACCAAACCGGATACTTCGGCGAAACCGTACCTGAAAGTGGCAGGCAACTGGGTGCCTTGGGACGTGGATAAACTGGGATTCTATTTCTATGACAACATGGATTTCTCCCAAGCTAACAAGACCAAGCTGGCAGTTAAGGATACGGATCCCGGCAAGGGCACTTTTGAGATTACTTTGGATGGAACCACCAAACAGGGCGTGGTGCTGTACACGGTTTACAGCAATGGCACCAAAGTGCGTATCTATAAGGCAACGGCTCCCAAGCCTAACGGACAGGTGGTGCCGGATGCTACCTTCTCCCTATATGAGAGAAACGCAGACGAAAGTGCCGGGACGCCGATCGAGCTGGTGCCAGTTGAGGGCCAGTCGGGTGTGTATGAATCGAAGACCGAACTGCCACCTGGCAACTATCTGCTGGGGAACACCAATGCCGGCAAGAATGCGGGCGAAAGGTTCCCCTTCGGATGGAAGTTTGCCGTCGCCCTAGATCCTGCCGATCAGAAAGCGGAGCAAGACACCGCAGTTAAGCTCGATCCGGAAGCCAAGAGTTCTGGTCTGATAGCCACCTATGCGCCGGACAATACCGTCAAGGCTTGGCAGATCGAATTGGCGGACGTAAGAGTTGGGAATCTCCCGCTAACCGGCGGCTATTTGCCCTGGTTGTGGCTGGTGGGAATCTCCCTGGTGGCCGCTTCGGCAGCCGTGATGTGGCATAGGAGGCGCGAATGA
- the tuf gene encoding elongation factor Tu codes for MAKAKYERNKPHVNIGTIGHVDHGKTTLTAAITKVLHDTYPELNDFTPFEDVDNAPEERERGITINVSHVEYQTEKRHYAHVDAPGHADYIKNMITGAAQMDGAILVVAATDGPMAQTREHVLLARQVGVPAILVALNKCDMVDDEEMLELVEEECRDLLSSQDFDGDNAPVIRVSALKALEGDEKWVGQIQKLMEAVDEYIPEPVRDLDKPFLMPIEDVFTITGRGTVVTGRVERGKLPLNSEVEILGIRAPQKTTVTGIETFHKSMDQAEAGDNTGLLLRGTKREDVERGQVVVEPGSITTHTKFEGQVYILKKDEGGRHKSFYSGYRPQFYFRTTDVTGVITLPEGKEMVMPGDTTEISVELIQPIAMEIGLGFAIREGGRTVGSGRVTKIDL; via the coding sequence GTGGCTAAGGCTAAGTACGAGCGGAATAAACCGCACGTTAACATTGGTACTATTGGGCACGTTGACCACGGCAAGACCACCTTGACCGCGGCTATCACCAAAGTGCTGCACGACACCTATCCGGAACTGAACGATTTCACTCCTTTCGAGGACGTAGACAACGCTCCGGAAGAACGTGAACGCGGGATTACCATTAACGTTTCCCACGTGGAATACCAGACCGAGAAGCGTCACTACGCACACGTAGACGCCCCCGGTCACGCCGACTACATCAAGAACATGATTACCGGCGCAGCTCAGATGGACGGCGCGATCCTGGTGGTTGCCGCAACTGACGGCCCCATGGCGCAGACCCGTGAGCACGTACTGCTCGCTCGTCAGGTGGGCGTTCCCGCCATTCTGGTTGCGCTGAACAAGTGCGACATGGTTGACGACGAAGAAATGCTGGAACTGGTCGAGGAAGAATGCCGCGACCTGCTGTCCAGCCAGGACTTCGATGGGGATAACGCCCCGGTCATCCGGGTATCCGCTTTGAAGGCGCTAGAAGGCGACGAGAAGTGGGTTGGCCAGATTCAGAAACTGATGGAAGCGGTTGACGAGTACATTCCGGAACCGGTTCGTGACCTGGATAAGCCGTTCTTGATGCCGATCGAGGACGTCTTCACCATTACCGGTCGTGGCACCGTAGTTACCGGTCGTGTGGAGCGCGGTAAGCTCCCGCTCAACTCCGAGGTGGAAATCCTGGGTATCCGCGCACCGCAGAAGACCACCGTTACCGGTATCGAGACCTTCCACAAGTCGATGGATCAGGCCGAGGCTGGCGACAACACCGGTCTGTTGCTGCGTGGCACCAAGCGTGAAGACGTGGAGCGTGGCCAGGTTGTAGTAGAGCCCGGTTCGATCACCACTCACACCAAGTTTGAGGGTCAGGTCTACATCTTGAAGAAGGACGAGGGTGGCCGCCACAAGAGCTTCTACTCTGGCTACCGTCCCCAGTTCTACTTCCGTACCACCGACGTCACCGGCGTTATCACCCTGCCCGAGGGCAAGGAAATGGTTATGCCCGGCGACACCACCGAAATCTCGGTGGAGCTCATTCAGCCGATCGCTATGGAAATCGGCCTGGGCTTCGCTATTCGTGAAGGTGGCCGCACCGTTGGTTCTGGTCGTGTAACCAAGATCGATCTGTAA
- the fusA gene encoding elongation factor G — protein MALEVLADLSKVRNIGIMAHIDAGKTTVTERILYYTGINYKIGETHDGAGTMDWMEQEKERGITITSAATTCFWHDQQINIIDTPGHVDFTVEVERSLRVLDGAVAVFDGKEGVEPQSETVWRQADKYDVPRICFVNKMDKLGADFYYSVKTIEDRLHAKPVVMVLPIGAEAEFKGIVDLLEMRAVYFPETFSAEQAAEANKKGAKVSEGDPTLGAVLEYGEIPADLKDRAEEYREKLIDAAAEANDELMEAYLENGELTNDQIIAGIRELTLKSEIYPVFAGSAFKNKGVQPVLDGVLRYLPSPLDVPPLEGHSPNNEEEEILCPPDENAHLAALAFKIAAHPFYGKLTYVRIYSGHIKAGSPLLNATKGRRERVGKIFQMHSNKENPIEVAHAGNIYAFVGLKDTTTGDTLCESDQPVVLESMNFPDPVIHVAIEPKTKADQEKLGIAIQRLAEEDPTFTVRLDDETGQTVIGGMGELHLDVLVDRMKREFHVEANVGAPMVAYRETIRKTVEDVEYTHKKQTGGSGQFAKVLVTFEPLPTDAEEPYEFVNKITGGRIPREYIPSVDQGIREAMEGGVLAGYPLTGIKATLTDGAYHDVDSSEMAFKIAGNMVLREGARRAKPTLLEPIMAVEVRTPEEYMGDVMGDLSSRRGFIQSMDDVNGVKEVRAKVPLSEMFGYVGDLRSKTQGRAVYTMQFDSYDEVPRSVAEEIIAKTRGE, from the coding sequence GTGGCATTAGAAGTGCTTGCTGACCTATCTAAGGTTCGCAACATCGGCATCATGGCTCACATTGATGCTGGTAAAACCACTGTAACCGAACGCATCCTGTACTACACGGGCATCAACTACAAGATCGGGGAAACCCACGATGGTGCCGGAACCATGGACTGGATGGAACAGGAAAAGGAACGCGGGATTACCATTACCTCCGCGGCGACCACCTGTTTTTGGCATGATCAACAGATCAACATCATTGACACCCCTGGTCACGTTGACTTTACCGTAGAGGTAGAGCGCTCCCTGCGCGTCCTCGATGGTGCCGTGGCCGTATTTGACGGTAAAGAGGGTGTAGAACCCCAGTCTGAAACCGTATGGCGTCAGGCCGACAAGTATGACGTGCCCCGTATTTGCTTCGTCAACAAGATGGACAAACTGGGTGCTGATTTCTACTACTCGGTGAAAACCATCGAGGATCGTCTGCATGCCAAGCCGGTAGTGATGGTACTGCCGATTGGCGCCGAGGCCGAGTTCAAGGGAATCGTTGACCTGCTGGAAATGCGGGCTGTTTACTTCCCGGAAACCTTTAGTGCCGAGCAGGCCGCAGAGGCCAATAAGAAGGGCGCGAAAGTATCCGAGGGTGACCCCACTTTGGGTGCGGTTCTCGAATATGGTGAAATCCCCGCTGATCTTAAAGATCGCGCTGAAGAATACCGCGAGAAACTGATTGACGCAGCGGCGGAAGCCAATGACGAATTGATGGAGGCTTACCTAGAAAACGGTGAGCTCACCAACGATCAGATTATTGCCGGTATTCGCGAACTCACTTTGAAGAGCGAAATCTACCCGGTGTTTGCGGGCAGCGCGTTCAAGAACAAGGGCGTACAGCCGGTTCTAGATGGGGTTTTGCGTTACCTGCCTTCCCCGCTGGATGTACCGCCGCTGGAAGGACACAGCCCCAATAACGAGGAAGAAGAAATTCTTTGTCCTCCGGACGAGAACGCCCACTTGGCGGCGCTGGCATTTAAGATTGCCGCGCACCCGTTCTATGGCAAGCTGACCTATGTTCGGATTTACTCCGGACACATCAAGGCGGGCTCCCCGCTGCTGAATGCCACCAAGGGACGGCGTGAGCGCGTAGGCAAGATTTTCCAGATGCACTCCAATAAGGAAAATCCGATTGAGGTTGCGCACGCTGGTAACATTTACGCCTTTGTGGGTTTGAAGGACACCACCACTGGCGACACCTTGTGTGAGAGTGATCAGCCGGTAGTTCTGGAGTCGATGAACTTCCCAGATCCGGTTATTCACGTGGCCATCGAGCCGAAGACCAAGGCTGACCAGGAGAAACTGGGAATTGCGATTCAGCGCCTGGCAGAAGAAGACCCGACCTTCACCGTGCGTCTAGATGACGAGACCGGCCAGACCGTGATTGGCGGTATGGGCGAGCTGCACCTGGACGTGCTAGTTGACCGGATGAAACGCGAGTTCCACGTGGAAGCAAACGTGGGCGCGCCCATGGTTGCCTATCGCGAAACCATCCGCAAGACGGTCGAGGATGTGGAATACACCCACAAGAAACAGACCGGTGGTTCTGGCCAGTTCGCAAAGGTACTGGTTACTTTCGAGCCGCTTCCCACGGATGCGGAAGAACCGTACGAGTTTGTTAATAAGATTACCGGCGGACGTATTCCTCGTGAATACATTCCTTCGGTAGACCAGGGCATTCGAGAAGCCATGGAGGGTGGCGTTTTGGCTGGTTATCCTTTAACCGGTATCAAAGCGACCCTGACGGATGGTGCTTACCATGACGTCGACTCTTCAGAAATGGCATTCAAGATTGCCGGTAACATGGTTTTGAGGGAGGGCGCTCGCCGCGCTAAGCCCACTTTGCTGGAGCCGATTATGGCCGTAGAGGTCCGGACTCCGGAAGAGTATATGGGCGACGTGATGGGCGATCTTTCCTCTCGCCGCGGATTTATTCAGTCCATGGACGATGTCAATGGAGTGAAGGAAGTCCGGGCAAAGGTTCCGCTGTCGGAAATGTTTGGGTATGTGGGTGACTTGCGTTCAAAGACGCAGGGTCGCGCCGTTTACACCATGCAGTTTGACAGCTACGATGAGGTCCCCCGCTCAGTTGCTGAGGAAATCATTGCAAAGACCCGAGGCGAATAG
- the rpsG gene encoding 30S ribosomal protein S7, which translates to MPRKGPAPKRPLAVDPVYGSTIVTQLVNRVLLDGKKALAERIVYGALEGVRERTEQDPVSVLKRALENVRPALEVRSRRVGGATYQVPVEVRPSRATTLALRWLVDFSRQRREKTMTERLMNEIMDASNGLGAAVKRREDMHKMAESNKAFAHYRW; encoded by the coding sequence ATGCCTCGTAAAGGTCCAGCTCCCAAGCGCCCTTTGGCGGTAGATCCGGTTTACGGCTCGACCATCGTCACCCAGTTGGTGAATCGGGTTCTGCTAGACGGCAAGAAAGCTTTGGCGGAACGTATTGTTTACGGCGCGCTCGAGGGCGTGCGTGAGCGTACCGAACAGGATCCGGTTAGCGTGCTAAAGCGCGCTTTGGAAAATGTTCGCCCCGCTCTGGAAGTGCGTTCTCGCCGCGTCGGTGGCGCCACCTACCAGGTGCCGGTGGAGGTTCGTCCCTCCCGGGCGACCACCTTGGCGCTGCGTTGGTTGGTTGACTTTTCTAGGCAGCGCCGCGAAAAGACCATGACCGAACGCCTCATGAACGAAATTATGGATGCTTCCAACGGCCTGGGTGCTGCGGTGAAGCGTCGTGAAGACATGCACAAGATGGCGGAGTCCAACAAGGCTTTCGCTCACTACCGCTGGTAA
- the rpsL gene encoding 30S ribosomal protein S12, protein MPTIQQLVRKGRSTKKAKSKTRALKGSPQRRGVCTRVYTTTPKKPNSALRKVARVRLSSGIEVTAYIPGEGHNLQEHSIVLVRGGRVKDLPGVRFHIVRGALDTQGVRDRGQGRSKYGAKKEKK, encoded by the coding sequence GTGCCTACCATCCAACAGTTGGTCCGCAAAGGACGCTCAACTAAGAAGGCGAAGAGTAAAACTCGCGCGTTAAAGGGCTCGCCCCAGCGCCGCGGCGTTTGCACTCGTGTTTACACCACCACCCCGAAGAAGCCGAACTCGGCACTGCGGAAAGTGGCGCGTGTTCGCCTGTCCAGCGGCATTGAAGTGACCGCTTACATCCCCGGTGAGGGACATAATCTGCAAGAACACTCCATCGTGCTAGTGCGCGGTGGGCGTGTAAAGGACCTGCCCGGTGTGCGTTTCCACATCGTGCGCGGCGCGCTTGACACCCAGGGTGTGCGTGACCGTGGCCAGGGCCGGTCTAAGTACGGCGCGAAGAAGGAGAAGAAGTAG